In a genomic window of Mercenaria mercenaria strain notata chromosome 19, MADL_Memer_1, whole genome shotgun sequence:
- the LOC123543191 gene encoding uncharacterized protein LOC123543191 → MTPYDNPVGNFSTLSAMLSFKRSKNSLSIMYIAPPIIIVVVSMTSFLLGENTGSRITVPTGALTQLVMQWAAIYSKLPSVPVLTYFDKWMLMNLISVGTVLFVNACICHLVYSKGEEISTKKSMEMKIMANDDSSQHPMRQHEENMCRRILSSLKRNVWSVNFMAFFVLGVGYAIVAYWYVDTWKNS, encoded by the exons ATGACTCCATACGATAACCCAG TGGGGAATTTTTCAACTCTTTCTGCAATGCTATCGTTCAAGCGATCAAAGAATTCACTTAGCATCATGTATATTGCACCACCTATTATAATTGTTGTGGTATCCATGACTTCTTTCCTTCTTGGCGAAAACACAGGATCACGAATCACAGTTCCGACAGGCGCTTTAACTCAGCTTGTCATGCAGTGGGCTGCTATATATAGCAAATTACCATCCGTGCCTGTTcttacatattttgataaatggaTGCTTATGAATCTGATCAGCGTTGGAACTGTTCTCTTTGTCAACGCTTGCATATGCCATCTCGTTTATTCGAAA GGAGAAGAAATATCTACAAAAAAGTcaatggaaatgaaaataatggCAAATGATGACAGCAGCCAACATCCTATGAGACAACATGAG gAAAATATGTGCCGGCGGATATTGTCGTCGTTGAAAAGAAATGTATGGTCTGTCAACTTCATGGCTTTCTTTGTGCTTGGTGTAGGTTATGCTATTGTCGCATATTGGTACGTGGATACCTGGAAGAACTCTTAA